The proteins below come from a single Argentina anserina chromosome 1, drPotAnse1.1, whole genome shotgun sequence genomic window:
- the LOC126796719 gene encoding protein MIZU-KUSSEI 1, protein MGEPTKAVSREQQRPSSATSSSSTRTTTTVPPSPPPLPNPLPNSTTLEQPSIKKKNKTKVFRVFRSVLRSLPIITPTACKMPSLPGGRLDSNRTVTSGVRVSGTLFGYRKGRVSLSIQESSKTLPSFVLELAMQTNVLQKEMSSGMVRIALECEKRGDKDKTSIMDEPVWTMFCNGKKTGYAVKREATEEDLNVMEVLKAVTMGAGVLPGKSDVEGPDGEMAYMRALFERVVGSKDSETLYMMSPEGNNGPELSIFFVRI, encoded by the coding sequence ATGGGGGAGCCAACAAAAGCTGTATCAAGGGAACAGCAACGTCCGTCGTCAGCaacatcctcctcctccactcGCACCACCACTACAGTACCTCCGTCGCCGCCGCCACTTCCTAATCCGTTACCAAACTCCACCACCCTCGAGCAGCCCTCCattaaaaagaagaacaaaaccaaagtcTTCCGCGTCTTCAGATCCGTCCTCCGGTCCTTGCCCATCATCACACCCACCGCATGCAAAATGCCGTCGCTCCCCGGCGGCCGGCTCGACTCCAACCGCACCGTCACGTCCGGCGTCCGAGTCAGCGGCACGCTGTTCGGGTATCGGAAGGGCCGGGTGAGCCTGTCGATACAGGAAAGCTCCAAGACTCTACCTAGCTTCGTTCTCGAGCTAGCCATGCAGACCAACGTGCTTCAGAAGGAGATGAGCTCAGGAATGGTGAGGATCGCTCTCGAATGCGAGAAGAGAGGTGACAAAGACAAGACGAGTATCATGGATGAGCCCGTCTGGACGATGTTTTGCAATGGGAAGAAGACGGGTTACGCGGTTAAGAGGGAGGCCACGGAGGAGGACTTGAACGTCATGGAGGTGCTCAAGGCTGTGACTATGGGAGCCGGCGTGTTGCCCGGGAAGTCCGATGTGGAGGGTCCGGATGGTGAAATGGCATACATGCGGGCCCTCTTTGAGCGCGTTGTAGGCTCGAAGGACTCCG